Proteins encoded together in one Deinococcus irradiatisoli window:
- a CDS encoding glutamine synthetase III: protein MNQDFEVVAAARNWRIDVQQKHTPQQLVSEVFGEDVLTLETLRQRLSKPMFKSLQATLERGDPLDPKIADAVALAMKTWAMDKGATHYTHWFQPLTGSTAEKHDSFLSPSSDGSALAQFSGSELIQAEPDASSFPSGGLRATFEARGYTAWDPSSPAFIMRHANGATLCIPTAFASWTGEALDLKTPLLRSIEALNKAVVPALNLFDTPVGRVSSSLGAEQEYFLIDEDYFYRRPDLVMTGRTLFGAKPPRGQELEDHYFGAIPDRVLSFMTDAETQLYALGIPVKTRHNEVAPGQFEIAPIYEQSNVAADHQQLIMQVLRNTARKYGLVALMHEKPFAGINGSGKHCNWSMGTDLGDNLLEPGATPHENLQFLFFCSAVIKAVDEHQDLLRISVASANNDHRLGANEAPPAIISIFLGSELTEILDRIASGQGGRGKAAGFLGLGSSVLPEIPRHAGDRNRTSPFAFTGNKFEFRAVGSSQSISFPITVLNTIVADAVQVLTQELKAKLADGQDLQSAVGELVKATYEAHKRIIFNGDGYAEAWHQEAEQERGLLNMRTSLDAIEHLSDAKNVALFGKYNVLSERELAARQEIMYDIYFKTVNIEGETTESVAATQIMPAALAYLAELSGIKAGKAASAISEEVAQAADEMYDALSDLRAQNEAQGGEEVHEKAHHMRDHVLPAMQAVRQAADKLEKVVAAKHWPMPTYRQMLFVK from the coding sequence ATGAATCAAGACTTTGAAGTCGTCGCGGCCGCGCGCAACTGGCGCATCGACGTGCAGCAGAAGCACACGCCCCAGCAACTCGTCAGCGAGGTGTTCGGCGAGGACGTGCTGACGCTCGAGACGCTGCGCCAGCGTTTGTCCAAGCCGATGTTCAAGAGCTTGCAGGCCACCCTGGAGCGCGGCGATCCGCTGGACCCGAAAATCGCCGACGCGGTGGCGCTGGCCATGAAAACCTGGGCGATGGACAAGGGCGCCACCCACTACACCCACTGGTTTCAGCCGTTGACCGGCTCGACCGCCGAGAAGCACGACAGCTTTCTGTCGCCCAGCAGCGACGGCAGCGCCCTGGCGCAGTTTTCCGGCAGCGAACTGATTCAGGCCGAGCCCGACGCCAGCTCGTTTCCGTCGGGCGGCCTGCGGGCCACCTTCGAGGCGCGCGGTTACACCGCCTGGGACCCGTCGAGCCCGGCCTTTATCATGCGCCACGCCAACGGCGCGACCCTGTGCATTCCGACCGCCTTCGCGTCGTGGACCGGCGAGGCGCTCGACCTCAAGACCCCGCTGCTGCGCTCGATCGAGGCGCTCAACAAAGCGGTGGTGCCGGCGCTCAACCTCTTCGACACCCCGGTGGGCCGGGTCAGCAGCAGCCTGGGCGCCGAGCAGGAATACTTCCTGATTGACGAGGACTACTTCTACCGCCGCCCCGACCTGGTGATGACCGGGCGCACCCTCTTCGGGGCCAAGCCGCCGCGCGGCCAGGAGCTCGAGGACCACTACTTCGGCGCCATTCCCGACCGGGTGCTGAGCTTCATGACCGACGCCGAAACGCAGCTCTACGCCCTGGGCATTCCGGTCAAGACCCGCCACAACGAGGTCGCGCCGGGCCAGTTCGAGATCGCCCCGATCTACGAGCAGAGCAACGTGGCCGCCGACCACCAGCAGCTGATCATGCAGGTGCTGCGCAACACGGCCCGCAAATACGGCCTCGTCGCCTTGATGCACGAAAAACCCTTCGCCGGCATCAACGGCTCGGGCAAGCACTGCAACTGGAGCATGGGCACCGACCTGGGCGACAACCTGCTCGAACCCGGCGCCACCCCGCACGAGAACCTGCAGTTCCTGTTCTTCTGCTCGGCGGTGATCAAGGCCGTGGACGAGCACCAGGACCTGCTGCGCATCAGCGTGGCCTCGGCCAACAACGACCACCGCCTGGGGGCCAACGAAGCGCCGCCGGCGATCATCAGCATCTTCCTGGGCAGCGAACTCACCGAGATTCTCGACCGCATCGCCAGCGGTCAGGGCGGGCGCGGCAAGGCGGCGGGCTTTCTGGGCCTGGGCTCCAGCGTGCTGCCGGAAATTCCGCGGCACGCCGGCGACCGCAACCGCACCAGTCCGTTCGCCTTTACCGGCAACAAGTTCGAGTTCCGGGCGGTGGGCAGCTCGCAGAGCATTTCCTTTCCGATCACGGTGCTCAACACCATCGTGGCCGACGCGGTGCAGGTGCTGACCCAGGAACTCAAGGCCAAGCTCGCCGACGGGCAGGATTTGCAGTCGGCGGTGGGCGAACTCGTCAAGGCGACCTACGAAGCGCACAAGCGCATCATCTTCAACGGTGACGGCTACGCCGAGGCGTGGCACCAGGAAGCCGAGCAGGAGCGCGGCCTGCTGAACATGCGCACCAGCCTCGACGCCATCGAGCACCTCAGCGACGCCAAGAACGTGGCCCTGTTCGGCAAGTACAACGTCCTGAGCGAGCGTGAACTCGCCGCCCGCCAGGAAATCATGTACGACATCTACTTCAAGACGGTGAACATTGAGGGCGAGACCACCGAGTCGGTGGCCGCCACCCAGATCATGCCGGCGGCGCTGGCTTACCTTGCCGAACTGAGCGGCATCAAGGCCGGGAAAGCGGCCAGCGCGATTTCCGAGGAAGTGGCCCAGGCCGCCGACGAGATGTACGACGCGCTGAGCGACCTGCGCGCCCAGAACGAAGCGCAGGGCGGCGAGGAAGTCCACGAGAAGGCCCACCACATGCGCGACCACGTGTTGCCGGCCATGCAGGCGGTGCGCCAGGCCGCCGACAAGCTCGAGAAGGTGGTGGCCGCCAAGCACTGGCCGATGCCCACCTACCGCCAGATGTTGTTCGTGAAGTAG
- a CDS encoding glutamine synthetase family protein: MTPDDAPRPSTQASVLQQLQESRVNFLRLQFTDVLGTAKNIEVPRSQFEKALSGGVMFDGSSIQGFTRIEESDMLLQPDLSTFLIYPQFSREEGERGKVARIICDVMLPSGEPFPGDPRFVLKRQIARAAEAGFTLYAGTEPEFFLFERGPGGRGTTLTNDQAGYFDLAPIDQGERIRREITNKLFEMGFEIEGAHHEAAPGQHEIDFRYQDALAAADAISTFKFVVKRVALEYGLLASFLPKPVAGVNGSGLHTHLSLFRNGHNAFYDPAGEFELSDTALHFIGGLLDHAPGLCAVTNPTINSFKRLVPGFEAPVNVAWSTSNRSALLRVPAKRGNSTRAEFRLPDPSCNPYLALSVILAAGLDGIVQKTVPPPAIQRNIYQMTVREKRHHRVRELPRDLYDALESLERDEVVAGALGDHALEHFLRAKRAEWRTYAAVVHPWELEQYLDTV, translated from the coding sequence ATGACCCCAGACGATGCTCCCCGACCCTCCACCCAGGCCAGCGTGCTGCAGCAACTGCAGGAAAGCCGGGTCAATTTCCTGCGCCTGCAGTTCACCGACGTGCTGGGCACCGCCAAGAACATCGAGGTGCCGCGCAGCCAGTTCGAGAAAGCGCTCTCCGGCGGCGTGATGTTCGACGGCTCCTCGATTCAGGGTTTTACCCGCATCGAGGAATCCGACATGCTGCTGCAACCGGACCTCTCGACCTTCCTGATCTACCCGCAGTTCTCGCGCGAGGAAGGCGAGCGCGGCAAGGTCGCCCGGATCATCTGCGACGTGATGCTGCCGTCTGGCGAACCGTTTCCCGGCGATCCGCGCTTCGTGCTCAAGCGCCAGATCGCCCGCGCCGCCGAAGCGGGCTTTACGTTGTACGCCGGCACCGAGCCGGAATTCTTTCTGTTCGAGCGCGGCCCCGGCGGGCGTGGCACCACCCTCACCAACGACCAGGCCGGGTACTTCGACCTCGCTCCGATCGACCAGGGTGAGCGGATTCGCCGCGAGATCACCAACAAGCTCTTCGAGATGGGCTTCGAGATCGAGGGCGCCCACCACGAAGCCGCGCCGGGCCAGCACGAGATCGACTTCCGTTACCAGGACGCCCTGGCCGCCGCCGACGCCATCAGCACCTTCAAGTTCGTGGTGAAAAGGGTCGCGCTGGAATACGGCCTGCTGGCCAGTTTTCTGCCCAAGCCGGTGGCCGGCGTCAACGGTTCGGGCCTGCACACCCACCTGTCGCTGTTCAGGAACGGCCACAACGCCTTCTACGACCCGGCCGGCGAGTTCGAACTTTCCGACACGGCGCTGCACTTCATCGGCGGCCTGCTCGACCACGCGCCGGGCCTGTGCGCCGTGACCAACCCGACCATCAATTCGTTCAAGCGCCTCGTGCCCGGCTTCGAAGCGCCGGTCAACGTGGCCTGGAGCACCTCCAACCGCTCGGCCCTGCTGCGGGTGCCGGCCAAGCGCGGCAACAGCACCCGCGCCGAATTCCGCTTGCCCGACCCCAGCTGCAATCCGTATCTGGCCCTCAGCGTGATTCTGGCCGCGGGCCTGGACGGCATCGTGCAGAAAACCGTGCCGCCGCCGGCCATTCAGCGCAACATCTACCAGATGACGGTGCGCGAAAAGCGCCACCACCGGGTGCGCGAGCTGCCGCGCGACCTCTACGACGCCCTGGAGAGCCTGGAGCGCGACGAGGTGGTGGCGGGCGCGCTGGGTGACCACGCCCTGGAGCACTTCCTGCGCGCCAAGCGGGCCGAGTGGCGCACCTACGCCGCCGTGGTGCATCCCTGGGAGCTCGAGCAGTACCTCGATACGGTGTGA
- a CDS encoding branched-chain amino acid ABC transporter substrate-binding protein, translating into MKKTSILALTLLGSLTLGAASAQTTIKIATLSPLSGGQSDLGTQIKNGAQLAVNEYASQFKRLGFDLSLVGYDDQADPATGTAAARKIAADNSILAVVGTLNSGVAIPSSAALAPSHVAMVSPANTANQVTDRGLKNMNRIVARDDAQGPAGANFMVSKLKVKSVYLLNDKTAYGEGLAAEVKKALQAKNVKISGDEGTEEKSDFSAIIQKIKLTKPDAIYFGGIYNQVGVFLKQLREQGVTIPVVGGDGLDSEQMVTIGGKGSDNVFYTTVAAPAEALPAAKTVANNYSKTFGKDIQGFGLFGYDAAKVTLQGVLAAIKANGNKLPSREQVETAVRKVRATGLLSGTVQFNSVGDRQSAKMYIMNINNGKFTLDSTISVKAPTQ; encoded by the coding sequence ATGAAGAAGACCAGCATTCTCGCATTGACCTTGCTCGGCAGCTTGACCCTCGGCGCGGCCAGCGCCCAGACCACCATCAAGATCGCCACCCTCTCGCCGCTGTCCGGCGGCCAGTCGGACCTGGGCACCCAGATCAAGAACGGCGCCCAGCTGGCCGTCAACGAGTACGCCTCGCAGTTCAAGCGCCTCGGCTTTGATCTGAGCCTCGTCGGCTACGACGACCAGGCCGACCCGGCCACCGGCACCGCCGCTGCCCGCAAGATCGCCGCCGACAACAGCATCCTCGCGGTGGTCGGCACGCTGAACTCCGGCGTGGCGATTCCTTCGAGCGCGGCGCTGGCCCCCAGCCACGTGGCGATGGTCAGCCCGGCCAACACCGCCAACCAGGTCACCGACCGCGGCCTGAAGAACATGAACCGCATCGTGGCCCGTGACGACGCCCAGGGCCCGGCCGGCGCCAACTTCATGGTCAGCAAGCTCAAGGTCAAGAGCGTGTACCTGCTCAACGACAAGACCGCCTACGGCGAAGGTCTGGCGGCCGAGGTCAAGAAGGCCCTGCAGGCCAAGAACGTCAAGATCTCGGGTGACGAAGGCACCGAGGAAAAGAGCGACTTCTCGGCCATCATCCAGAAGATCAAGCTGACCAAGCCTGACGCCATCTACTTCGGCGGCATCTACAACCAGGTCGGCGTGTTCCTCAAGCAGCTGCGCGAGCAGGGCGTGACGATCCCGGTGGTCGGCGGCGACGGCCTGGACAGCGAGCAGATGGTCACCATCGGCGGCAAGGGCTCGGACAACGTCTTCTACACCACCGTGGCCGCGCCGGCCGAAGCGCTGCCCGCCGCCAAGACGGTGGCCAACAACTACAGCAAGACCTTCGGCAAGGACATCCAGGGCTTCGGTCTGTTCGGCTACGACGCCGCCAAGGTGACGCTGCAGGGCGTGCTGGCGGCGATCAAGGCCAACGGCAACAAGCTGCCCAGCCGCGAACAGGTCGAAACGGCCGTCCGCAAGGTGCGCGCCACCGGGCTGCTCTCCGGCACCGTGCAGTTCAACAGCGTGGGTGACCGGCAGTCGGCCAAGATGTACATCATGAACATCAACAACGGCAAGTTCACGCTCGATTCCACCATCAGCGTCAAAGCGCCCACCCAATAA
- a CDS encoding branched-chain amino acid ABC transporter permease: MDFATLAPFLVGVIVSGLVLGFVYAIIALGYTMVYGVLQLINFAHSEVFVTGAVVGFEVFRVLGDSPMNGYLKLLIALLAAMLVSGLLNVLIERLAYRPLRNAPRLVPLITAIGVSLILQDLIRIIEGFQGRFDLTYRLPEGFSTSFCGAESSCAPIGKFLGTVGIQLQLKEVMLVVVSLIMLGGLNYLVNYTKLGRAIRAVAQDRVTAGLMGIDANGIISLTFLIGGALGGVSGVLFGLKFGTVNAYSGFDPGIVAFTAAVLGGIGSIPGAVLGGLVLGVIQNLIGVTNILGNVLGLANLGVIDSSYQRIGAFLVLVLILIFKPTGLLGRSNTEKV, from the coding sequence TTGGATTTCGCGACACTCGCGCCGTTCCTGGTGGGCGTTATCGTCAGCGGCCTGGTGCTGGGCTTCGTCTACGCCATCATTGCGCTGGGCTACACCATGGTGTACGGCGTGCTGCAACTCATCAACTTCGCCCACTCGGAAGTCTTCGTGACCGGCGCGGTGGTGGGGTTCGAGGTGTTCAGGGTGCTGGGCGACTCGCCGATGAACGGCTACCTCAAGCTCCTGATCGCCCTGCTCGCCGCCATGCTGGTTTCGGGCCTGCTCAATGTGCTGATCGAGCGCCTGGCCTACCGGCCGCTGCGCAACGCGCCCAGGCTGGTGCCGCTGATCACCGCCATCGGCGTGTCGCTGATCTTGCAGGACCTGATCCGCATCATCGAGGGCTTTCAGGGCCGCTTCGATCTGACCTACCGGTTGCCGGAAGGCTTCAGTACCTCGTTTTGCGGTGCCGAGAGCAGCTGCGCCCCGATTGGAAAATTCCTGGGCACCGTCGGCATTCAACTGCAGCTCAAGGAAGTCATGCTGGTGGTGGTGTCGCTCATCATGCTCGGCGGCCTCAACTACCTGGTGAACTACACCAAACTCGGCCGGGCCATCCGCGCCGTGGCCCAGGACCGCGTCACCGCCGGCCTGATGGGCATCGACGCCAACGGCATCATCAGCCTCACCTTCCTGATCGGCGGCGCGCTCGGCGGCGTCAGCGGGGTGCTGTTCGGCCTCAAGTTCGGCACCGTCAACGCCTACTCGGGCTTCGACCCCGGCATCGTGGCCTTCACGGCGGCGGTGCTCGGCGGCATCGGCAGCATTCCCGGCGCGGTGCTCGGCGGGCTGGTGCTGGGCGTCATTCAGAACCTCATCGGCGTGACCAACATTCTCGGCAACGTGCTGGGGCTGGCCAACCTCGGGGTGATCGATTCCTCGTACCAGCGCATCGGGGCCTTTCTGGTGCTGGTGCTGATCCTGATCTTCAAGCCCACCGGCCTGCTGGGCCGCAGCAACACGGAGAAAGTATGA
- a CDS encoding branched-chain amino acid ABC transporter permease: MTAVRPGSQPPTRAPDRSLSLIVLAIISSALLLISQERSWLAALPSFIGNILKNPLVASLVLTLFLANLLFAYRWNAQLWAKLLVGGLSLFLILPWAGRDNTSVFDLAIQIGIFAALSLGLNIVVGLAGLLDLGYIAFFAVGAYTWGIFGSGQIGKVMTYFKENGSNGPLTLIIGLALLIATALSLRAINRVKGKRTPAANWGFLLAALGLVIGVILTVRGAVILASAGTALGSGVNPNFFWLFLILAVAAAASVGVLIGLPVLKLKGDYLAIITLGLGEVIRVLANNLSIYSNGSQGITPIGSASVPWLDSLAGGLGFSPDQYNLFFLYFLVLVIIAVIILVNMRLDRSRIGRAWIAIREDEIAAQAMGIPLVQTKLIAFATGASFAGIMGVIFAAKQTFISPESFILTQSISVLSMVVLGGLGSIPGVILGAAVVTILNISLLPSLGEATANLNLPQQVNPAQLQRLVFGGILVAMMLFRPEGLLPSVRQRRMMHEDDDVAGNLTPQDSIAGELNPENAAEVYSPGIATRADNERGGGTQ, translated from the coding sequence ATGACCGCCGTTCGTCCCGGCTCGCAGCCGCCGACCCGCGCGCCCGACCGCAGCCTGAGCCTGATCGTGCTGGCGATCATCAGCAGCGCCCTGCTGCTGATCAGCCAGGAGCGCAGCTGGCTCGCGGCGCTGCCGAGCTTTATCGGCAACATCCTGAAAAACCCGCTGGTCGCCTCGCTGGTACTGACCCTCTTTCTGGCGAACCTGCTCTTCGCCTACCGCTGGAACGCCCAGCTGTGGGCCAAGCTGCTGGTCGGCGGCCTGAGTCTGTTCCTGATCTTGCCGTGGGCGGGGCGCGACAACACCTCGGTGTTCGATCTGGCGATTCAGATCGGCATCTTCGCCGCGCTGTCGCTGGGCCTCAACATCGTGGTGGGGCTGGCCGGGCTGCTCGACCTGGGCTACATCGCCTTCTTCGCGGTGGGCGCCTACACCTGGGGCATTTTCGGCAGCGGGCAGATCGGCAAGGTCATGACCTACTTCAAGGAAAACGGCAGCAACGGACCGCTGACCCTGATCATCGGTCTGGCGCTGCTGATTGCCACGGCGCTGAGCCTGCGGGCCATCAACCGGGTGAAGGGCAAGCGCACGCCGGCGGCCAACTGGGGCTTTTTGCTGGCCGCACTCGGCCTGGTGATCGGCGTCATTCTGACAGTGCGCGGCGCGGTGATTCTGGCCTCGGCCGGCACGGCGCTGGGCAGCGGCGTCAACCCCAACTTCTTCTGGCTGTTTCTGATTCTGGCGGTGGCCGCCGCCGCCAGCGTGGGCGTGCTGATCGGCCTGCCGGTGCTCAAGCTCAAGGGCGATTACCTCGCCATCATCACGCTGGGCCTGGGCGAAGTGATCCGGGTGCTGGCCAACAACCTCAGCATCTACTCCAACGGCTCGCAGGGCATCACGCCCATCGGCTCGGCCTCGGTGCCGTGGCTCGATTCGCTGGCCGGCGGGCTGGGTTTCTCGCCGGACCAGTACAATCTGTTTTTCCTGTATTTCCTGGTGCTGGTGATCATCGCCGTGATCATCCTGGTGAACATGCGCCTCGACCGCTCACGCATCGGCCGGGCCTGGATCGCCATCCGCGAGGACGAGATCGCCGCCCAGGCGATGGGCATTCCGCTGGTGCAGACCAAGCTGATCGCCTTTGCCACCGGCGCGAGCTTCGCCGGCATCATGGGCGTGATCTTCGCCGCCAAGCAGACCTTCATCAGCCCCGAGTCGTTTATCCTCACCCAGTCGATCTCGGTGCTGAGCATGGTGGTGCTGGGCGGTCTGGGCAGCATTCCCGGCGTGATTCTGGGCGCGGCGGTCGTGACGATTCTCAACATCAGCCTGCTGCCCAGCCTGGGTGAAGCCACCGCCAACCTGAACCTGCCGCAGCAGGTCAATCCGGCGCAGCTTCAGCGTCTGGTGTTCGGCGGCATTCTGGTGGCGATGATGCTGTTCCGACCCGAAGGCCTGCTGCCCAGCGTGAGGCAGCGCCGCATGATGCACGAAGACGACGACGTGGCGGGCAACCTGACGCCGCAGGACTCGATTGCCGGCGAACTCAACCCCGAGAACGCCGCCGAGGTCTACTCGCCGGGCATCGCCACGCGGGCCGACAACGAGCGCGGCGGAGGAACACAGTGA
- a CDS encoding ABC transporter ATP-binding protein, translating into MLSIKGLTKIFGGLTAVNSVDLEIPRQSIVSVIGPNGAGKTTFFNMITGIYEPSAGTVELDGQSLVGLRPDQVTSAGIARTFQNIRLFASMDSQENVMVGRHARLKAGYIDSLLRTRRFHDSEQEAREVADLMLDFVGLKRFRFELATNLPYGDQRKLEIARALATSPKLVLLDEPAAGMNPRETEELKSLIRRIRDDLGVTVCLIEHDMRLVMTLSEHITVLDYGTKIAEGLPHEVRNNPKVMEAYLGRGAAAGEYGKEEALKGGAADA; encoded by the coding sequence ATTCTGAGCATCAAGGGACTCACCAAGATCTTCGGCGGTCTGACGGCCGTCAACAGCGTGGACCTCGAGATTCCGCGCCAGAGCATCGTCAGCGTGATCGGTCCCAACGGCGCCGGCAAGACCACCTTCTTCAACATGATCACCGGCATCTACGAGCCGAGCGCCGGCACGGTGGAACTCGACGGCCAGAGTCTGGTGGGCCTCAGGCCCGACCAGGTCACGTCCGCCGGCATCGCCCGCACCTTCCAGAACATCCGGCTGTTCGCTTCGATGGACAGCCAGGAAAACGTGATGGTGGGCCGCCACGCCCGCCTCAAGGCCGGCTACATCGATTCGCTGCTGCGAACCCGGCGCTTTCACGACTCCGAGCAGGAAGCCCGCGAAGTGGCCGACCTGATGCTCGATTTCGTGGGCCTCAAGCGTTTCCGTTTCGAACTGGCGACCAACCTGCCCTACGGCGATCAGCGCAAGCTGGAAATCGCCCGCGCGCTGGCGACGAGTCCCAAGCTGGTGCTGCTCGACGAACCGGCCGCTGGCATGAACCCGCGCGAGACCGAGGAACTCAAGAGCCTGATCCGGCGCATCCGCGACGATCTGGGCGTCACGGTATGCCTGATCGAGCACGACATGCGGCTGGTGATGACATTGAGCGAACACATCACGGTGCTGGACTACGGCACCAAGATCGCCGAGGGCCTGCCGCACGAGGTGCGCAACAACCCCAAGGTGATGGAAGCCTACCTGGGGCGCGGCGCGGCGGCCGGCGAGTACGGCAAGGAAGAAGCGCTCAAGGGAGGCGCGGCCGATGCTTGA
- a CDS encoding ABC transporter ATP-binding protein yields MLELRGVHTYYGHIHALKGIDAVVPDGEIVALIGGNGAGKTTTLRTISGMLRPKQGSVLMQGKDISGIPAHQILQMGMSHVPEGRRIFPQLTVRENLEIGAHTVTDRKVIEERIQEGFTYFPRLKEREHQLGGTMSGGEQQMLAIARALMVNPKLLLLDEPSMGLSPLFVEAIFDIIVELNAKRGTTILLVEQNAQMALSVAKHAYVLQTGEVKLSGNAADIAEDESVRKAYLGED; encoded by the coding sequence ATGCTTGAACTGCGCGGCGTTCACACCTACTACGGCCACATTCACGCCCTCAAGGGCATCGACGCGGTGGTGCCCGACGGCGAGATCGTGGCCCTGATCGGCGGCAACGGCGCCGGCAAGACCACCACCCTGCGGACCATCAGCGGCATGCTGCGCCCCAAGCAGGGCAGCGTGCTGATGCAGGGCAAGGACATCTCCGGCATTCCCGCCCACCAGATTTTGCAGATGGGCATGAGCCACGTTCCCGAAGGCCGGCGCATCTTTCCGCAGCTCACGGTGCGCGAGAACCTGGAAATCGGCGCCCACACCGTCACCGACCGCAAGGTAATCGAGGAGCGCATCCAGGAAGGCTTTACCTACTTCCCGCGCCTCAAGGAACGTGAGCACCAGCTCGGCGGCACCATGTCCGGCGGCGAGCAGCAGATGCTGGCGATTGCCCGCGCCCTGATGGTCAACCCCAAGCTTCTCTTGCTCGACGAGCCGAGCATGGGCCTCTCTCCCCTGTTCGTGGAGGCGATTTTCGACATCATCGTGGAACTCAACGCCAAGCGCGGCACCACCATCTTGCTGGTCGAGCAAAACGCCCAGATGGCGCTGAGCGTCGCCAAGCACGCCTACGTGTTGCAAACCGGCGAGGTCAAGCTTTCCGGCAACGCCGCCGACATCGCCGAGGACGAGAGCGTGCGCAAGGCCTACCTCGGCGAGGACTGA
- a CDS encoding ABC transporter substrate-binding protein, with protein MQSIKFKPALKNVLLTALLASSAGLSAQAATLVFGNNGEPVSLESGNITDGISILVQHQIYDTLVHFKDGTTNTIPGLATSWKANADATSWTFNLRKGVKFHDGTPFNADAVVFNWQRFWDPKNEYGYRDQGRTYEIVGQLLGGFKGEKGSVIKDIVKVNDYTVRFDLSGSSSVLPSVVGAGYFGIASPTAVKKDGAKYGTPSSTPVGTGPFSFVSWKTGDRITLKANTDYWGTKPKVDTLVIRSIKDASQRLNELKAGTIDFTADLSPDALKDVTADKSLAAVRKPSFNVGFLSLNNSNQYLKNDKVRQAISMAINKKAIVDAFWNGLGVSSTSFLPPVLGWANSKNVPADYKYDPAAAKKMLADAGYPNGISLDLWYMPVSRPYFPNPKPIAEAMAADLSAIGIKVNLKTEDWAKYLDDRNKEPGFDMYMIGWTGDYGDPDNFYAAYYGPNAADDINFKSPELNALLDQGRAAVGQAAKAKIYAQIHEITYKAGYRIPIVHSQPLAAKRTYVQGWVPSPLGSEAFNKISIVGKK; from the coding sequence ATGCAATCGATCAAGTTCAAACCCGCCCTCAAGAACGTGCTGCTCACCGCCCTGCTGGCGTCCTCGGCCGGCCTCTCGGCCCAGGCCGCGACCCTGGTGTTCGGCAACAACGGCGAGCCGGTCAGCCTGGAGTCGGGCAACATCACCGACGGCATCTCGATTCTGGTGCAGCACCAGATTTACGACACCCTGGTGCACTTCAAAGACGGCACCACCAACACCATTCCGGGCCTGGCGACTTCCTGGAAGGCCAACGCCGACGCCACCTCGTGGACCTTCAACCTGCGCAAGGGCGTAAAGTTCCATGACGGCACCCCCTTCAACGCCGACGCGGTGGTGTTCAACTGGCAGCGCTTCTGGGACCCCAAAAACGAGTACGGCTACCGTGACCAGGGCCGCACCTACGAAATCGTCGGGCAGCTGCTCGGCGGCTTTAAGGGCGAGAAGGGCTCGGTCATCAAGGACATCGTCAAGGTCAACGACTACACCGTGCGCTTCGACCTCAGCGGCTCGAGCTCGGTGCTGCCCTCGGTGGTGGGCGCCGGCTACTTCGGCATCGCCTCACCGACGGCCGTCAAGAAAGACGGCGCCAAGTACGGCACCCCGTCGAGCACCCCGGTCGGCACCGGCCCGTTCAGCTTCGTATCGTGGAAAACCGGCGACCGCATCACCCTCAAGGCCAACACCGACTACTGGGGCACCAAGCCCAAGGTCGACACGCTGGTGATCCGCTCGATCAAGGACGCTTCGCAGCGCCTCAACGAGCTCAAGGCCGGCACCATCGACTTTACGGCCGACCTCTCACCTGACGCCCTCAAGGACGTCACGGCCGACAAGTCGCTGGCCGCGGTGCGCAAACCCAGCTTCAACGTCGGCTTCCTGAGCCTGAACAACAGCAACCAGTACCTCAAGAACGACAAGGTCCGGCAGGCCATCAGCATGGCGATCAACAAGAAAGCCATCGTGGACGCCTTCTGGAACGGCCTGGGCGTGTCGAGCACCAGCTTCCTGCCGCCGGTGCTGGGCTGGGCCAACTCCAAGAACGTGCCGGCCGACTACAAGTACGACCCGGCCGCCGCTAAGAAGATGCTGGCCGACGCCGGCTACCCCAACGGCATTTCTCTGGACCTGTGGTACATGCCGGTGAGCCGTCCCTACTTCCCCAACCCCAAGCCGATCGCCGAGGCGATGGCCGCTGACCTCAGCGCCATCGGCATCAAGGTCAACCTCAAGACTGAGGACTGGGCCAAGTACCTGGACGACCGCAACAAGGAACCCGGCTTCGACATGTACATGATCGGCTGGACCGGCGACTACGGCGACCCGGACAACTTCTACGCCGCCTACTACGGCCCCAACGCTGCCGACGACATCAACTTCAAGTCGCCGGAACTCAACGCGCTGCTCGACCAGGGCCGCGCCGCGGTGGGCCAGGCAGCCAAGGCCAAGATCTACGCGCAGATTCACGAGATCACCTACAAGGCCGGCTACCGCATTCCGATCGTGCACAGCCAGCCGCTGGCCGCCAAGCGCACCTACGTGCAGGGCTGGGTGCCCAGCCCGCTGGGCAGCGAGGCGTTCAACAAAATCTCGATTGTCGGCAAGAAGTAA